A DNA window from Vagococcus penaei contains the following coding sequences:
- a CDS encoding CoA-binding protein, whose translation MTFKNPNDETIKDYLKNSKNIAVIGLSNKPDRTSYQVAQVLQLSGYKLFPVNPMLAGETILGEPVVATLTDVKEPIDIVDIFRKSDALPDIAREFVKTDAKIFWAQLGIENEEAAQILAENNRKDVVMNRCIKIELNNMA comes from the coding sequence ATGACATTTAAAAATCCAAATGATGAAACGATTAAGGACTATTTAAAAAATAGTAAAAATATTGCTGTGATTGGGTTAAGTAATAAGCCTGACCGCACAAGTTATCAAGTGGCTCAAGTATTGCAACTTTCTGGATACAAATTATTTCCAGTGAATCCTATGTTAGCTGGTGAAACGATTTTAGGAGAACCTGTTGTAGCAACGCTTACTGATGTGAAAGAACCAATTGATATTGTTGATATTTTTAGAAAAAGTGATGCTTTACCAGATATTGCGCGTGAATTTGTTAAAACAGATGCTAAGATTTTTTGGGCGCAATTAGGCATTGAAAATGAAGAAGCTGCGCAAATTTTGGCTGAAAATAATCGAAAAGATGTTGTCATGAATCGTTGTATTAAAATAGAATTAAATAATATGGCTTGA
- a CDS encoding glycosyltransferase family 2 protein, producing MKKARLIIIVPCYNEEEVLPLSSPELFGILSDLIDADKISQDSSILFVDDGSKDKTWEIIEQLNTQDSVHFNGIKFSRNFGHQNALLAGMATVCDDADIVITIDADLQDDVHTIKEMVAQYYNGFDVVYGVRNNRDTDTYFKKTSANLFYAFMKKIGIRMVPNHADFRLMSQRAIKTLLTFKEENLFLRGMVPLVGYPSTNVYYSRNERAAGESKYPLKKMLSFAMEGISSFSVMPIRFVRNLGILTIIIGIVYMIYTIFKKVMGDVDTGWTSLIMSIWLIGGIQLLSISIVGEYVGKIYSEVKERPRFIIESHLNGREVKDHES from the coding sequence TTGAAAAAAGCACGTTTAATAATTATTGTTCCTTGTTATAATGAAGAAGAAGTTCTGCCTCTCTCTAGTCCAGAATTATTCGGAATTTTATCGGATTTAATTGATGCTGACAAAATTAGTCAAGATAGCTCTATTTTATTTGTTGATGATGGTAGTAAGGATAAAACATGGGAAATAATTGAGCAATTGAATACACAGGATTCTGTTCATTTTAATGGAATAAAATTTAGTCGAAATTTTGGGCATCAGAATGCTTTATTAGCTGGAATGGCAACAGTATGCGATGATGCGGATATTGTAATAACAATCGACGCTGATTTACAGGATGATGTACATACAATTAAAGAGATGGTTGCCCAATATTACAATGGGTTTGATGTTGTATATGGTGTGCGAAACAATCGTGATACTGATACATATTTTAAGAAGACATCTGCCAATTTATTTTACGCATTTATGAAAAAAATTGGCATTAGAATGGTTCCAAACCATGCAGATTTTCGTTTAATGAGTCAACGAGCAATAAAAACATTGTTAACTTTTAAAGAAGAAAATCTTTTCTTGAGAGGAATGGTTCCTTTAGTTGGTTATCCTTCTACAAATGTCTATTACTCAAGAAATGAACGAGCAGCTGGCGAATCTAAATATCCACTGAAAAAAATGTTAAGTTTTGCTATGGAAGGCATCTCTTCATTTTCGGTTATGCCTATTCGTTTTGTTAGAAATTTAGGGATACTTACAATAATCATCGGTATTGTATATATGATTTATACTATTTTCAAAAAAGTGATGGGTGATGTTGATACTGGTTGGACGTCACTTATTATGAGTATTTGGTTAATTGGTGGTATTCAATTATTAAGTATTTCAATTGTTGGTGAGTACGTTGGCAAGATTTATTCTGAAGTAAAAGAACGACCACGTTTTATTATCGAATCACACTTAAATGGACGTGAGGTGAAAGACCATGAATCTTAA
- the plsY gene encoding glycerol-3-phosphate 1-O-acyltransferase PlsY, translating into MKIVLLLFLAYLLGSIPSGVWIGELFYHKDIRQFGSGNMGTTNTFRVLGKKAGTVVLIMDIAKGAIATMLPLWFNLDVNPLWFGVLAIIGHTFPIFCDFKGGKAVATSAGMLLGYSPTFFIYSISLFAILLFFTSMVSLSSMLSAIIITLSTIFIPLIFPEILAEQNWLLTTLAVLITAFIIYRHRDNIKRIRNGTESRVPFGLKKSVKKISEQTASDNVNEQKKQED; encoded by the coding sequence GTGAAAATAGTATTACTTTTATTCTTAGCCTATCTACTAGGATCTATTCCTTCTGGTGTTTGGATTGGCGAATTATTTTATCATAAAGACATTCGACAATTTGGTAGTGGAAATATGGGAACGACAAATACTTTTAGAGTTTTAGGTAAAAAAGCTGGTACCGTTGTCTTAATAATGGACATTGCAAAGGGTGCAATTGCTACAATGTTACCACTTTGGTTTAACTTAGATGTCAATCCTTTATGGTTTGGTGTTTTGGCTATTATCGGTCATACTTTTCCCATATTTTGTGATTTTAAAGGTGGAAAAGCTGTAGCTACTAGTGCTGGTATGTTATTAGGCTACAGTCCAACATTTTTTATCTATTCTATCAGTCTCTTTGCTATCTTACTCTTCTTTACGAGTATGGTGAGTCTATCAAGCATGTTAAGTGCTATTATCATTACTTTATCAACTATTTTCATTCCACTTATTTTCCCTGAAATTCTGGCTGAGCAAAACTGGCTACTAACGACATTAGCTGTTCTAATCACCGCTTTTATTATTTATCGTCACCGTGATAATATTAAACGAATTAGAAATGGTACTGAAAGTCGAGTACCTTTTGGATTAAAAAAATCAGTAAAAAAAATATCAGAGCAAACTGCTTCAGATAATGTAAACGAACAAAAAAAACAAGAGGATTAA
- a CDS encoding UDP-N-acetylmuramoyl-L-alanyl-D-glutamate--L-lysine ligase: MAITLKKIESILFEAGLIKEYIHNNHWHFKLPVADYEFKHITYDSRQVTSDSLFFCKGLSFKEDYLKRAVAENDLNFYISETPYNVDVHLGIIVTDIREALALISMAFYDYPQEKLTLIGYTGTKGKTTAAYFTKAILDEATNHKVAMLSTMNTTLDGKNYFKSSLTTPESLDLYRMMAEAVTNGMTHLVMEVSSQAYKVKRVFGLVFDIGVFMNISPDHIGPIEHPTFDDYYYCKRQLIKQSKQVVIYQDTQDVDLLIEMANAYNKPYVTYSGKSDADFVWLPTSDSLTFKVTQVIDSHITIAGDYSLQLRGDFNKDNALASLIVCALAGASVDDLVRGLEIAKVPGRMEHILGKRGQHIFVDYAHNYDSLKNLMSFAKNEYPQARLTLVIGSPGNKGVSRRKDFGKVISEFADTVFLTSDDPQFEDPNQIILEIAEAIDNQQVEQIVIADREQAIKAAIDQANKGDVVILAGKGQDLFQKVNGVDVPYAGDYQIATDYSNS; the protein is encoded by the coding sequence ATGGCAATAACATTGAAGAAGATAGAATCGATTTTATTTGAAGCAGGTCTAATTAAAGAATACATTCATAATAATCACTGGCATTTTAAATTGCCGGTAGCAGATTATGAGTTTAAACATATCACCTATGATTCTCGTCAAGTAACGAGCGACTCTTTATTTTTTTGTAAGGGATTATCGTTTAAAGAAGATTACTTGAAAAGAGCTGTTGCAGAAAATGACTTAAATTTTTATATCTCAGAAACACCTTATAATGTTGACGTTCATTTAGGCATTATTGTAACAGATATTCGGGAGGCTTTAGCATTAATCAGCATGGCTTTTTATGACTATCCACAAGAAAAACTGACCTTAATTGGCTATACAGGGACAAAAGGTAAAACGACAGCTGCTTATTTTACAAAAGCAATTCTTGATGAAGCAACTAATCATAAAGTGGCAATGCTCTCAACGATGAACACAACGTTAGATGGTAAGAATTATTTTAAATCCTCTTTAACAACACCTGAATCGCTTGATTTGTATCGAATGATGGCAGAAGCTGTGACAAATGGTATGACACATTTAGTCATGGAAGTTTCTTCACAAGCGTATAAAGTTAAACGCGTCTTTGGCTTAGTTTTTGATATTGGTGTGTTTATGAATATTTCTCCTGACCATATTGGTCCAATTGAGCATCCAACTTTTGATGATTACTATTACTGTAAGCGACAATTAATTAAACAATCTAAACAAGTTGTCATTTATCAAGATACCCAAGATGTTGACCTTCTAATTGAGATGGCTAATGCTTATAATAAACCTTACGTCACTTATAGTGGTAAAAGTGATGCCGATTTTGTGTGGTTGCCAACTTCTGATTCGTTAACATTTAAAGTGACACAAGTGATTGACAGTCATATTACCATTGCAGGAGATTATTCTTTACAACTACGTGGTGATTTTAATAAAGACAATGCTTTAGCAAGTCTAATTGTATGTGCATTGGCTGGTGCAAGTGTTGATGACTTAGTTAGAGGCTTAGAGATTGCTAAAGTACCAGGACGTATGGAACATATACTTGGTAAGCGGGGGCAACATATCTTTGTGGATTATGCACATAATTATGATAGTTTAAAGAATTTGATGTCGTTTGCAAAAAATGAATACCCACAAGCTAGATTAACTTTAGTGATAGGTAGTCCAGGTAACAAAGGTGTGTCACGTCGTAAAGATTTTGGGAAAGTTATTTCAGAATTTGCTGACACTGTTTTTTTAACATCTGATGACCCACAATTTGAAGACCCAAATCAAATTATTTTAGAGATTGCTGAAGCAATTGACAACCAACAAGTTGAACAAATTGTCATAGCCGATCGTGAACAGGCTATTAAAGCAGCAATTGATCAAGCTAATAAGGGCGATGTCGTCATATTGGCCGGTAAAGGACAAGATTTATTTCAAAAGGTAAACGGTGTCGATGTTCCCTATGCTGGCGATTATCAAATTGCAACTGACTATTCGAATTCATAA
- the lepA gene encoding translation elongation factor 4 encodes MNLEEMKKRQESIRNFSIIAHIDHGKSTLADRILQQTETVSDREMQNQLLDSMDLERERGITIKLNAVELTYNAKDGKEYIFHLIDTPGHVDFTYEVSRSLAACEGAVLVVDAAQGIEAQTLANVYLAVDNDLEIIPVINKIDLPAADPERVRQEIEEVIGIDASEAVLASAKAGIGIVDILEQIVEYIPAPEGDIEAPLKALIFDSVYDAYRGVVLNIRVMDGVVRPGDTIQLMSNGQQYEVAEVGIFSPKAVPREMLMVGDVGYITASIKNIQDTRVGDTVTLANNPATEPLQGYRRMNPMVYCGLYPIDNSKYNDLREALERLQLNDSALEFEAETSQALGFGFRCGFLGLLHMDVIQERLEREFNLDLITTAPSVIYHVNKTDGSKIIVDNPADFPAPGVIDSVEEPYVKAQIMVPNDYVGAVMEISQRKRGEFVTMDYLDDYRVNVVYNIPLSEIVFDFFDKLKSSTKGYASFDYELIGYRTSKLVKMDILLNAENVDALSFIVHREFAYERGRAIVEKLRKLIPRQQFEVPIQAAIGTKIVARTDIKALRKNVLAKCYGGDVSRKRKLLEKQKEGKKRMKSIGSVEVPQEAFMAVLKMDEDEPKK; translated from the coding sequence ATGAATTTAGAAGAAATGAAAAAAAGACAGGAATCCATTCGTAACTTCTCCATCATAGCGCATATTGACCATGGAAAATCAACATTGGCTGACCGAATACTACAGCAAACTGAAACAGTATCGGATAGAGAGATGCAAAATCAATTGTTAGATTCGATGGATTTAGAGCGAGAACGTGGTATTACGATTAAATTAAATGCCGTAGAGTTAACGTATAATGCTAAAGATGGAAAAGAATATATTTTTCACCTGATTGATACACCAGGACATGTGGATTTTACATATGAAGTATCTCGTAGCTTAGCAGCTTGTGAAGGAGCAGTACTAGTTGTCGATGCTGCTCAAGGAATTGAAGCGCAAACGCTGGCAAATGTTTATCTTGCAGTAGACAATGATTTAGAGATTATACCAGTGATTAATAAAATTGACTTGCCAGCTGCTGACCCTGAGCGTGTCCGACAAGAAATTGAAGAAGTTATTGGTATTGATGCGAGTGAAGCTGTTTTGGCAAGTGCTAAAGCTGGCATCGGTATTGTCGATATTTTAGAACAAATTGTTGAATACATTCCCGCACCGGAAGGCGATATTGAAGCACCTTTAAAAGCATTAATATTTGATTCAGTCTATGATGCGTATCGAGGAGTTGTTTTAAATATTCGGGTGATGGATGGTGTCGTTCGACCTGGAGATACCATTCAATTGATGAGTAATGGTCAACAATATGAAGTTGCTGAAGTAGGTATCTTTTCACCAAAGGCTGTACCGAGAGAGATGCTGATGGTAGGGGACGTTGGATATATTACGGCAAGTATTAAAAACATTCAAGATACACGTGTTGGAGATACAGTAACATTGGCTAATAACCCTGCTACTGAACCATTACAAGGGTATCGTCGAATGAATCCAATGGTTTATTGTGGACTATATCCCATTGATAATTCAAAATATAACGACTTACGTGAAGCACTTGAAAGATTACAATTAAATGATTCTGCACTTGAATTTGAGGCTGAAACATCGCAGGCACTTGGTTTTGGTTTCCGTTGTGGGTTCTTAGGTTTATTACACATGGATGTCATTCAAGAGCGTCTAGAACGTGAGTTTAATCTTGATTTGATTACTACGGCTCCTTCGGTAATTTATCACGTAAATAAAACGGATGGCTCAAAGATTATTGTCGATAATCCTGCTGATTTTCCTGCTCCAGGTGTGATAGATTCGGTTGAAGAACCATACGTCAAGGCACAAATTATGGTACCTAACGATTATGTTGGTGCTGTAATGGAAATTTCACAACGTAAGCGTGGGGAATTTGTGACAATGGACTATTTAGATGATTACCGAGTAAATGTTGTGTATAATATTCCACTATCTGAAATTGTATTTGATTTCTTTGATAAGTTGAAATCGAGTACAAAAGGGTATGCCTCATTTGATTATGAATTGATTGGTTACCGTACAAGTAAGTTAGTCAAAATGGATATTCTACTCAACGCAGAAAACGTTGATGCACTAAGCTTTATCGTCCATCGAGAATTTGCCTATGAACGTGGACGTGCAATCGTTGAAAAATTACGTAAATTAATTCCAAGACAACAGTTTGAAGTACCTATTCAAGCAGCAATTGGGACAAAAATTGTAGCAAGAACCGATATTAAAGCATTACGTAAAAACGTATTAGCTAAGTGTTACGGTGGAGATGTGTCGCGTAAACGTAAATTATTAGAGAAACAAAAAGAAGGTAAGAAACGTATGAAGTCTATCGGATCTGTTGAAGTGCCACAAGAAGCCTTCATGGCAGTTCTTAAGATGGATGAGGATGAACCTAAGAAGTAG
- a CDS encoding GNAT family N-acetyltransferase, with protein MDAKDVKKILTLKKVELKYLKQFNELLRYVFQVTDSDLEEGGYEDESEIIRAKRPVLREADVFGWFNEEDKLISQIAIYPCKVNIHDTVYNMAGVTGVGTYPEYANLGLMSDLVRLSLEKMRENEQWISYLYPYSIPYYRRKGWEIISDTITFEIKDSQLPKIVDVPGRVERENISHEDVFTVYNQFAEQNHGAMIRTELNWEEYWRWENEEERIAAIYYNKDGEPQGFCFYWIAEEVFHIKEMVYLNQEARLGLWNFVSAHFSMIELVKGTTYKSEPIAFLFEDSEIKEFIAPYFMGRIVDVEQFIKHYPFITTGKPFHFVIEDPIAEWNNGTFSLLWDENDDLTVSHKPIGNPVYIDIQTLTALFMSYKRPSYLYRVERLKTDKETLRTLERIIPDQEAYFSDYF; from the coding sequence ATGGACGCAAAAGATGTCAAAAAAATTTTAACTTTAAAAAAAGTTGAGTTAAAGTACTTAAAGCAATTTAACGAATTACTGCGTTATGTGTTCCAAGTAACTGATTCAGATTTAGAAGAAGGTGGTTATGAGGATGAGTCTGAAATCATTCGTGCAAAACGCCCAGTACTTCGTGAAGCTGATGTTTTTGGGTGGTTCAATGAAGAAGACAAGCTCATTTCTCAAATTGCCATTTATCCTTGTAAAGTAAACATTCATGATACTGTCTACAATATGGCAGGAGTAACCGGAGTTGGAACTTATCCAGAATACGCTAATTTAGGTTTAATGAGTGATTTAGTTAGACTATCATTAGAAAAAATGCGAGAAAATGAACAATGGATTTCGTATTTATATCCTTACAGTATTCCCTACTATCGCCGAAAAGGCTGGGAAATCATCTCCGATACGATTACCTTTGAAATTAAAGACTCACAATTACCCAAAATAGTTGATGTCCCAGGTCGTGTCGAACGTGAAAACATCTCACATGAGGATGTCTTTACAGTATACAATCAGTTTGCTGAACAAAATCACGGTGCCATGATTCGAACAGAACTAAATTGGGAAGAATATTGGCGTTGGGAAAATGAAGAAGAACGGATAGCTGCTATCTACTATAATAAAGATGGAGAACCTCAAGGTTTTTGCTTCTATTGGATTGCTGAAGAAGTTTTCCATATTAAAGAGATGGTTTACCTAAATCAGGAAGCTCGACTAGGTTTATGGAATTTTGTTTCTGCTCATTTTTCTATGATTGAACTCGTTAAAGGGACGACCTACAAAAGTGAGCCTATTGCCTTTTTATTTGAAGATAGTGAAATCAAAGAATTTATCGCACCATATTTTATGGGACGGATAGTCGATGTAGAGCAATTTATTAAACATTATCCATTCATTACAACGGGGAAACCATTTCATTTTGTGATTGAAGACCCTATTGCTGAATGGAATAATGGAACTTTTAGCTTACTCTGGGATGAAAATGATGACTTAACAGTCAGTCATAAACCTATTGGTAATCCAGTGTATATCGATATTCAAACACTTACTGCGCTATTTATGAGCTATAAACGTCCTTCTTATTTGTACCGCGTTGAACGTCTAAAAACTGACAAAGAGACCTTACGTACTTTAGAACGTATTATTCCTGATCAAGAAGCCTACTTTAGTGATTATTTCTAA
- the typA gene encoding translational GTPase TypA, whose translation MKLRNDIRNVAIIAHVDHGKTTLVDELLKQSSTLNGHMQLQERAMDSGDIEKERGITILAKNTAINYNGKHINILDTPGHADFGGEVERIMKMVDGVVLVVDAYEGTMPQTRFVLKKALEQKLTPIVVVNKIDKPTARPEEVVDEVLELFIELGADDEQLEFPVVYAAAVHGTSSLSDDPADQEHTMNYVLDAILEHIPAPIDNSDEPLQFQVSLLDYNDYVGRIGIGRVFRGNIKVGDQVALMKLDGEVKKFRVTKLLGFLGLDRVEIQEARAGDLIALSGMEDIFVGETVTPVDQQDALPILHIDEPTLQMTFLVNNSPFAGREGKYVTARKIEERLQAQLQTDVSLKVEETESPDKWVVSGRGELHLSILIENMRREGFELQVSRPSVIYRDVDGVLCEPFERVQIDTPEEYMGGVIESLGQRKAEMQDMINNGNGQVRLIFQAPARGLIGYSTEFMSLTRGYGIMNHTFDSYLPVISGLTTGRRNGALVSIDQGKATTYSIMSIEERGTVFVEPGTEVYEGMIVGQNSRENDLGVNITRAKQMTNVRSANKDQTSVIKRPKILTLEESLQFLNEDEYCEVTPESIRLRKQILNKSEREKASKKKKTASN comes from the coding sequence GTGAAATTAAGAAATGATATTCGTAATGTGGCAATTATTGCCCACGTCGACCATGGTAAAACAACATTGGTGGATGAGTTGTTAAAACAATCAAGTACATTAAACGGTCATATGCAACTGCAAGAACGTGCAATGGACTCTGGTGATATTGAAAAAGAACGTGGTATTACCATCTTAGCTAAAAATACAGCAATTAATTATAATGGTAAACACATAAATATTTTAGATACACCTGGACATGCCGATTTCGGTGGTGAAGTAGAACGTATTATGAAAATGGTTGATGGGGTTGTATTGGTCGTAGATGCTTACGAAGGAACGATGCCTCAAACACGTTTTGTGCTGAAGAAAGCGCTAGAACAAAAATTAACACCAATTGTTGTTGTGAATAAAATCGATAAACCAACGGCTCGACCAGAAGAAGTTGTCGATGAGGTACTTGAATTATTTATCGAATTAGGTGCGGATGACGAACAATTAGAATTCCCTGTTGTTTATGCAGCAGCTGTACATGGAACGTCAAGTTTATCTGATGATCCTGCTGATCAAGAACATACAATGAATTATGTCTTAGATGCTATTTTAGAGCATATTCCTGCCCCAATTGATAATAGTGATGAACCATTACAATTCCAAGTATCTTTATTAGACTATAATGACTATGTTGGACGTATTGGTATTGGTCGTGTCTTCCGTGGAAATATTAAAGTCGGTGATCAAGTAGCTTTAATGAAACTTGATGGCGAAGTGAAAAAATTCCGTGTGACTAAATTACTAGGTTTTTTAGGTTTAGATCGTGTCGAAATTCAAGAAGCTAGAGCGGGTGACTTAATTGCCCTATCTGGTATGGAAGATATTTTTGTTGGTGAAACAGTAACACCTGTTGATCAACAAGATGCGTTACCAATCTTACATATTGATGAACCAACATTACAAATGACTTTCTTAGTAAATAACTCTCCATTTGCTGGTCGTGAAGGTAAATACGTAACTGCGCGTAAAATCGAAGAACGTCTACAAGCACAATTACAAACAGATGTGTCACTAAAAGTTGAAGAAACTGAATCACCAGATAAATGGGTTGTTTCTGGTCGTGGAGAACTACATTTATCCATCTTAATTGAAAATATGCGTCGTGAAGGCTTTGAATTACAAGTATCTCGTCCAAGCGTTATCTACCGTGACGTTGATGGTGTCCTATGTGAACCATTTGAACGTGTTCAAATCGATACACCTGAAGAATATATGGGTGGCGTGATTGAATCATTAGGTCAACGTAAAGCAGAAATGCAAGACATGATTAATAATGGTAATGGCCAAGTACGTTTGATTTTCCAAGCACCTGCTAGAGGATTGATTGGTTATTCGACTGAATTTATGTCATTAACACGTGGCTATGGTATTATGAACCATACATTTGACTCATACTTACCAGTTATCTCTGGTTTGACAACTGGTCGCCGTAATGGTGCGTTAGTATCGATTGACCAAGGTAAAGCAACTACTTATTCAATTATGAGTATTGAAGAACGTGGTACAGTATTCGTTGAACCTGGTACTGAAGTTTATGAAGGCATGATTGTTGGTCAAAATAGCCGTGAAAATGACTTAGGTGTTAATATTACTAGAGCAAAACAAATGACTAACGTTCGTTCTGCTAACAAAGACCAAACATCAGTAATTAAGCGTCCGAAAATTTTAACATTAGAAGAATCATTGCAATTCTTAAATGAAGACGAGTATTGTGAAGTAACGCCAGAAAGCATTCGTTTAAGAAAACAAATTTTAAATAAATCTGAACGTGAAAAAGCATCTAAAAAGAAAAAAACTGCTAGTAACTAA
- a CDS encoding amino acid ABC transporter permease translates to MDLVIKVLPALLEGTKMTILVFILTLISSLPLGMLIGFVATTHFKPLKWVIDTVIWIIRGTPLLLQLIFVFFGLPFVGIIIESRLMAVLIAFIINYSAYFAEIFRGGIQAIPNGQYEAAKVLGLSTWQTTYKIVIPQVYRVVFPSVGNEVITLVKDTSLIYALGLSEVMKAGRVAMQREASIIPLIVVAIIYLLLTGFVTLILKYIERRQAIKS, encoded by the coding sequence ATGGATTTAGTGATTAAAGTATTACCGGCATTACTTGAAGGAACTAAAATGACCATTTTAGTTTTTATTTTGACATTAATTAGTTCTTTGCCGTTAGGTATGTTAATTGGTTTCGTTGCAACAACTCATTTTAAACCACTGAAATGGGTAATAGATACGGTGATTTGGATTATTCGTGGCACGCCCTTATTACTGCAATTAATTTTTGTTTTCTTTGGTTTACCATTTGTTGGTATTATTATTGAAAGTCGTTTAATGGCAGTTTTAATTGCTTTTATTATTAATTATTCTGCTTACTTTGCAGAGATTTTCAGAGGTGGTATTCAAGCAATTCCTAATGGACAATATGAGGCAGCTAAGGTGTTGGGTTTAAGTACTTGGCAAACAACTTATAAAATTGTTATACCACAGGTTTATCGGGTTGTTTTCCCGTCAGTTGGGAACGAAGTAATTACGCTGGTTAAGGATACGTCGCTAATTTATGCTTTAGGATTAAGTGAAGTCATGAAAGCCGGTCGTGTCGCAATGCAACGGGAAGCAAGTATTATTCCTTTAATTGTTGTTGCGATTATTTATCTGTTACTGACGGGATTCGTCACACTAATTTTAAAGTATATTGAACGTCGTCAAGCCATTAAAAGTTAG
- a CDS encoding SDR family oxidoreductase encodes MDFKTFDINFGLENKVAIITGGLSGIGSAIGELYVKKGAKLAIFDINPDTPELVEEQFGTKAIGFAVDVTSKEQVMNAVKETMNHFKKIDILVNSAGVCFLDDAENLSETEWDLTFNINVKGSFLVAQAVGNEMIQSGGGKIINMASQAALVALDNHVAYAASKGAILSMTKVLAYEWAQYSINVNCLSPTIVLTELGKKAWAGQVGEDMKQQIPIGRFGYPEEVAASALFLASDASNLMTGENMVIDGGYTIK; translated from the coding sequence ATGGATTTTAAAACATTTGATATTAATTTTGGGTTAGAAAATAAAGTAGCCATTATTACTGGTGGTTTAAGCGGGATAGGTAGCGCAATTGGTGAATTATATGTTAAAAAAGGAGCTAAATTAGCAATTTTTGATATTAATCCCGATACACCGGAATTAGTCGAAGAACAATTTGGTACAAAAGCAATTGGGTTCGCAGTTGATGTGACTAGTAAAGAGCAGGTAATGAATGCCGTTAAAGAAACCATGAATCACTTTAAAAAAATTGATATTTTAGTTAATTCAGCAGGTGTTTGTTTTCTAGATGATGCTGAAAACTTATCAGAGACAGAATGGGATCTTACCTTTAATATTAATGTTAAAGGTAGCTTCCTAGTTGCTCAGGCAGTAGGTAATGAGATGATTCAATCTGGTGGTGGAAAAATTATCAATATGGCCTCTCAAGCAGCCTTAGTCGCACTAGATAATCATGTGGCTTATGCAGCAAGTAAAGGTGCCATTCTGTCTATGACGAAAGTTTTAGCCTATGAATGGGCGCAATATAGTATTAATGTTAATTGCTTGTCTCCAACGATTGTTTTAACTGAATTAGGTAAGAAGGCCTGGGCTGGCCAAGTTGGAGAAGACATGAAGCAACAAATTCCAATTGGGCGATTTGGTTATCCTGAGGAAGTCGCAGCAAGCGCCTTATTCTTAGCGTCAGATGCTTCTAATTTAATGACTGGTGAAAATATGGTTATTGATGGTGGATATACGATTAAGTAA
- a CDS encoding amino acid ABC transporter ATP-binding protein: MLEIKNLNKSFNQKKIIDDLNLTVETGTVLALVGPSGGGKTTLLRCISGLETIDSGELLLDSKPVLFTENRGKIGVVFQDFNLFPHLTVLENLILAPTMVKKLSGEQATIEANQLLERFGLLEHRRYYPSQLSGGQKQRVAMVRALLMTPDVLCYDEPTSALDPDLVDNVAQTILKLKKDGMTQIVVTHDLTFAKKIADKLIEVSPITNVRDGGKEND, translated from the coding sequence ATGTTAGAAATTAAAAATTTAAATAAGTCATTTAATCAAAAAAAGATTATCGACGACCTCAATTTAACAGTTGAGACGGGCACAGTTCTTGCTTTAGTCGGACCATCTGGAGGTGGTAAAACCACTTTGTTACGTTGCATATCTGGTTTAGAAACGATTGATAGTGGTGAACTGTTACTCGATAGTAAACCCGTTCTATTTACTGAAAATCGCGGAAAAATTGGTGTTGTTTTTCAAGACTTTAACTTGTTTCCACATTTAACTGTTCTAGAAAACTTGATTTTAGCTCCAACCATGGTGAAAAAACTTTCAGGCGAACAAGCAACTATAGAGGCTAATCAATTGCTTGAAAGGTTTGGTTTACTTGAGCATCGTCGGTACTATCCTTCACAATTGTCAGGCGGACAGAAACAACGTGTTGCTATGGTTAGAGCACTATTAATGACACCAGATGTCTTGTGCTATGATGAACCAACGAGTGCTCTTGACCCTGATTTAGTTGATAACGTAGCGCAAACGATTCTAAAGTTAAAAAAAGATGGGATGACACAAATTGTTGTAACGCATGATTTAACTTTTGCTAAAAAGATTGCAGATAAATTAATCGAAGTCAGTCCAATAACTAATGTAAGAGATGGAGGAAAAGAAAATGACTAA